Proteins found in one Methylobacter sp. S3L5C genomic segment:
- the cysT gene encoding sulfate ABC transporter permease subunit CysT produces MSQSSVMPGFRPTIGFTLLYLGLVVLIPLSTLVFKSFELDWNDYVHIITNKRVISSFRVSFSTALVAALIASFFGFIVAWVLVRYSFVGKPFFHALIDFPFALPTAVAGIVLATIFQPSGFLGKLLINTLGVQVAFKPMGIVMALIFISIPFVVRTVEPVLLEFESSMEEAGSSLGATRWQVFTKIIFPNVFPALLTGFALAFARGVGEYGSVIFIAGNIPYISEIVPLLIVTKLEQFDIQGATAIALTMLVISFVMLLLINVLQYWVRKRSGQL; encoded by the coding sequence ATGTCACAAAGTAGTGTTATGCCGGGATTTCGTCCAACCATCGGATTTACCCTTCTCTATCTGGGTCTGGTCGTTTTAATACCGTTGAGCACGTTAGTGTTTAAAAGTTTTGAGCTGGATTGGAATGATTATGTCCATATCATTACCAACAAGCGCGTAATATCCTCTTTTCGCGTCAGCTTTTCCACTGCGCTGGTAGCCGCTCTCATCGCCAGCTTTTTTGGTTTTATTGTCGCCTGGGTGTTGGTACGTTATTCATTTGTAGGTAAACCTTTTTTTCACGCCTTGATTGACTTCCCTTTTGCCCTGCCAACGGCCGTCGCCGGTATTGTCCTCGCCACTATTTTCCAACCCAGTGGTTTTCTTGGCAAGTTACTGATAAATACACTTGGCGTACAGGTCGCTTTTAAACCCATGGGTATTGTGATGGCACTCATTTTTATCAGCATCCCGTTTGTCGTACGTACCGTCGAACCGGTATTGCTTGAATTTGAATCTTCCATGGAAGAAGCAGGCTCCAGTCTCGGAGCTACGCGCTGGCAAGTATTTACCAAAATTATTTTTCCAAATGTTTTCCCGGCCTTACTAACCGGCTTTGCCCTGGCTTTTGCCAGAGGCGTGGGTGAATATGGCTCTGTTATCTTTATTGCCGGCAATATTCCCTATATATCAGAAATAGTGCCATTGTTAATTGTTACCAAGTTGGAACAATTTGACATTCAAGGCGCTACGGCCATTGCCTTGACGATGCTGGTTATCTCTTTCGTAATGCTGTTATTGATTAACGTACTGCAATACTGGGTGCGTAAACGCTCCGGACAACTATAA
- a CDS encoding DUF2292 domain-containing protein, producing MTTDTKRHSQVKLKTEIVDQIVSVLQGIQFGSVEIIIHDGKVVQIERKEKLRFDTK from the coding sequence ATGACTACCGATACAAAAAGACACAGTCAAGTAAAACTGAAGACTGAAATCGTCGATCAGATTGTCTCTGTTTTACAAGGAATCCAGTTTGGATCGGTTGAAATTATCATCCATGACGGCAAGGTTGTACAAATTGAACGTAAAGAAAAGCTACGCTTTGACACCAAATAA
- a CDS encoding sulfate ABC transporter substrate-binding protein, producing the protein MQKMILIDLFNKRLIHRSLYLLGLLTLTFTGTISAKEYSILNVSYDVSRELYKDINVAFSDYWLKKTGDKVNIQQSHDGSSKQAAAVIAGLEADVVTMNQETDIDKIATKGLISKDWLTRFPDNSAPYTSTTVFLVRKGNPKNIKDWDDLIKADNAVILSNPKTSGNARYSYLAAWGYALRKSGSEEKAREFITQLFKHVPVLNTGGRAATNTFIQNNTGDVLLTFENEAFLIAKDLGADKFDVIVPSTSIEAEHPVAIINPVAAKKGTQKVAEAYLEFLWTDAGQEIIAKHHYRPRNPEILARHADQFAHLELFSIKDIIPGGWPAAQRIHFADGGLFDQIYSR; encoded by the coding sequence ATGCAAAAAATGATACTTATAGATCTTTTTAATAAGCGGCTTATTCACCGCTCACTTTATCTATTGGGTTTACTAACGCTGACTTTTACAGGCACGATTAGCGCTAAGGAATACTCAATACTCAATGTCTCTTATGATGTTTCTCGAGAATTATATAAAGATATTAACGTCGCATTTTCCGATTACTGGCTAAAAAAAACCGGTGATAAAGTGAACATCCAGCAATCGCACGATGGTTCCAGCAAACAGGCAGCCGCTGTCATAGCTGGTCTGGAAGCAGATGTTGTCACGATGAACCAGGAAACCGATATCGACAAGATTGCGACCAAGGGCTTGATCAGCAAAGACTGGCTTACTAGGTTCCCTGATAACAGTGCGCCTTACACATCAACCACCGTATTTTTGGTGCGTAAAGGTAACCCTAAAAACATCAAGGATTGGGATGACCTGATTAAAGCCGACAATGCTGTTATCCTGTCCAATCCTAAAACTTCCGGCAATGCCCGCTACAGTTATTTAGCGGCATGGGGTTATGCCTTGCGCAAATCCGGCAGTGAAGAAAAAGCACGAGAATTTATTACTCAACTTTTCAAGCATGTACCGGTTTTAAATACCGGAGGACGCGCTGCAACCAATACCTTTATTCAGAATAATACCGGGGACGTATTGTTAACTTTTGAAAATGAAGCCTTCTTGATTGCCAAAGACTTGGGTGCCGATAAATTTGATGTTATTGTTCCGTCAACCAGCATAGAAGCAGAACATCCGGTTGCGATTATTAATCCGGTCGCCGCTAAAAAAGGCACACAAAAAGTGGCTGAAGCTTATCTTGAATTTCTCTGGACCGATGCCGGTCAGGAAATAATTGCCAAACATCATTATCGTCCACGCAATCCAGAAATTCTTGCCCGTCATGCCGACCAATTTGCACACCTGGAGTTATTTTCAATTAAGGATATTATTCCTGGTGGTTGGCCTGCCGCGCAACGGATTCACTTTGCTGATGGTGGGCTATTTGATCAAATTTATAGCCGATAA
- a CDS encoding lectin, with protein MKKSLLFVSLLLSSTVNLAADQTASVSPIPIPIPVPTTIPAVDAKAKEPLSFFITSVGIGKGAELGGLTGADDHCQKLAQVSGSVNKIWHAYLSTQAVDGQPAVHARTRIGQGPWYNAKGVEVAKNVEHLHGDSLEAARLGNNLSRTTAITEKSEAIKGAGDKPNEHDILTGSQPDGTAFTDADDHTCKNYTSSGIDGSAQVGHFDRTGGGNISWNSAHASKGCSQENLVKTGGAGLFYCFTIN; from the coding sequence ATGAAGAAGTCTCTCCTGTTTGTTTCACTACTGCTAAGCTCTACGGTAAACCTGGCTGCCGATCAGACAGCGTCTGTGAGTCCGATACCGATACCAATTCCTGTACCAACAACTATCCCTGCGGTTGATGCCAAAGCTAAAGAGCCATTGAGTTTTTTTATTACCAGTGTAGGAATAGGTAAAGGAGCGGAACTCGGTGGTTTGACGGGCGCTGACGATCATTGCCAAAAACTTGCACAAGTGTCGGGGAGTGTTAACAAGATTTGGCACGCTTACTTAAGTACCCAAGCCGTTGATGGCCAACCAGCAGTTCATGCCCGTACCCGGATTGGGCAAGGCCCTTGGTACAACGCGAAAGGTGTGGAGGTGGCCAAGAATGTTGAACATTTACATGGCGATAGTCTGGAAGCTGCAAGACTCGGTAATAATTTAAGCAGAACAACTGCGATTACCGAGAAAAGTGAAGCGATTAAAGGTGCTGGGGACAAGCCCAATGAGCACGATATTCTTACCGGTTCTCAGCCTGACGGCACCGCTTTTACGGATGCTGACGATCATACCTGTAAAAATTATACCAGTAGCGGCATAGACGGTTCAGCTCAGGTTGGTCATTTCGATCGTACGGGCGGCGGTAATATCTCCTGGAATTCAGCGCATGCCAGCAAAGGATGTAGTCAGGAAAATCTGGTTAAAACTGGTGGTGCAGGCTTATTTTATTGTTTTACAATTAATTAA
- the dapB gene encoding 4-hydroxy-tetrahydrodipicolinate reductase: protein MIRIAVVGASGRMGLSLIKAAALADKTALAVAVSRPGSDAIGKDAGELAGIQTLAVKVVDDLASVIDQFDILIDFTRPDASMAFIEECRQAGKKIVIGTTGYSDAQKAVIAEAAKDVAIVIAPNMSVGVNLALKLLEMTAKVMGDYTDIEIIEAHHRHKVDAPSGTALRMGEVIADALGRDLKDCAIYGREGNTGERDRKTIGFSTIRAGDIVGEHTVMFADDGERVEITHKATSRMTFANGAVRAAVWLKDKHNGLYDMQDVLELS from the coding sequence ATGATACGTATTGCGGTAGTCGGCGCATCCGGTCGCATGGGTTTATCCTTAATAAAAGCAGCAGCACTGGCTGATAAAACCGCATTAGCCGTTGCGGTTTCACGTCCAGGTAGTGATGCAATCGGTAAAGATGCCGGTGAATTAGCCGGCATTCAGACATTGGCTGTAAAAGTAGTCGATGATTTGGCTTCTGTTATTGATCAGTTTGATATCCTAATTGATTTTACCCGTCCCGATGCGTCAATGGCATTTATAGAAGAATGTCGACAGGCCGGCAAAAAAATAGTCATTGGCACGACCGGTTACAGCGATGCGCAAAAAGCGGTGATTGCCGAGGCTGCCAAAGATGTGGCGATAGTCATTGCACCCAACATGAGCGTTGGCGTTAACTTGGCGCTAAAATTGTTGGAAATGACTGCTAAAGTCATGGGTGACTATACCGATATTGAAATAATTGAAGCTCACCACCGTCACAAAGTCGATGCACCGTCGGGTACGGCATTACGGATGGGCGAAGTCATTGCCGATGCATTGGGACGTGATTTAAAAGATTGTGCCATTTACGGCAGAGAGGGTAATACCGGCGAACGCGACAGAAAAACTATTGGTTTTTCAACCATTCGCGCCGGTGATATCGTCGGTGAACATACAGTTATGTTTGCAGATGACGGTGAACGGGTGGAAATCACCCATAAAGCCACCAGTCGCATGACATTTGCCAATGGCGCAGTCAGGGCTGCGGTCTGGCTAAAAGACAAGCACAACGGACTTTATGATATGCAAGATGTTTTGGAACTTTCGTAA
- the cysW gene encoding sulfate ABC transporter permease subunit CysW — MNAVTQPINPAKLVARQQLALQDPDWVRWTLIATAIGFISLFICLPLGLVIFQAFSKGVEAYWSALSQDDTIAAINLTLLTALVTVPLNTVFGVTAAWAITRFDFKGKSLLTTLIDLPFSVSPVISGFIFVLLFGAEGWFGEWLIVHDIKIIFAVPGIILATLFITFPFVARQLIPLMQEMGNQEEEAALSLGASGWQTFWAVTIPNIKWALLYGVLLCNARAMGEFGAVSVVSGHIRGLTNTLPLHVEVNYNDYDVVGAFASASILAGLAIVTLILKTALEWKQGNR; from the coding sequence ATGAATGCCGTTACTCAACCCATAAATCCCGCTAAATTAGTTGCCCGCCAACAGCTGGCTTTACAAGATCCCGACTGGGTCAGATGGACTTTAATCGCTACCGCCATCGGTTTCATTAGTCTGTTTATATGCCTGCCGCTGGGTCTGGTTATTTTTCAGGCCTTCTCGAAAGGCGTCGAGGCTTATTGGTCGGCATTATCCCAGGATGACACAATAGCTGCCATCAATCTGACCCTGTTAACTGCATTGGTCACAGTCCCGTTAAACACGGTATTTGGCGTTACCGCCGCCTGGGCAATTACCCGTTTTGATTTTAAAGGTAAAAGCCTGTTAACCACATTGATCGATCTGCCGTTTTCAGTATCTCCGGTTATTTCGGGATTCATTTTTGTGCTGTTGTTTGGGGCAGAAGGCTGGTTTGGCGAATGGTTGATCGTCCATGATATAAAAATTATTTTTGCTGTACCTGGGATTATCCTGGCTACCTTGTTTATTACCTTTCCTTTCGTAGCGAGGCAATTGATTCCCCTCATGCAGGAGATGGGTAACCAGGAAGAAGAAGCTGCACTGTCATTAGGCGCGAGTGGTTGGCAAACTTTTTGGGCCGTTACCATACCCAATATTAAATGGGCTTTACTCTATGGCGTATTACTATGTAACGCCAGAGCGATGGGTGAATTTGGCGCAGTTTCCGTCGTTTCAGGTCATATTCGAGGCTTAACCAATACATTGCCCTTACATGTGGAAGTCAATTATAACGACTATGATGTCGTCGGTGCCTTTGCCAGTGCTTCAATTCTGGCAGGTTTGGCCATCGTTACCCTGATTTTAAAAACGGCCCTGGAATGGAAGCAGGGCAACCGATAA
- a CDS encoding LysR substrate-binding domain-containing protein — translation MNLSQIELLRVLQETNLNLSKAAEKMHIVQSAVSRQLHLFEDELGSPLFERQGKKLIGMTTLGLRIMDEVAIINRAKTNIQNLAADYLDSNQGILHIATTHTQAKYFLPVPIQRFREKYPGVKIYMAQSSPEQLIAQLHTRKADIAICTEKVDQETDLVIENCYEWHHALVVPQQHPLSEGEITLERLASFPILTYSFGFTGRSNIESAFKNKGLELDIALAASDTDVIKTYVRLGMGVGLITAMAYDPKADWDLVARDLSHLIPSSKTKIAYLKHNYLPLYSQHFIAELLLAAKDIKC, via the coding sequence ATGAATTTGAGCCAAATTGAATTACTTCGTGTGCTCCAGGAAACAAACTTAAATCTTTCAAAAGCCGCTGAAAAAATGCATATTGTGCAATCAGCAGTCAGTCGGCAATTACATCTTTTTGAAGATGAATTAGGCTCGCCGTTATTTGAAAGACAGGGCAAAAAATTGATCGGCATGACAACGTTGGGACTACGTATCATGGATGAGGTCGCCATAATTAACCGAGCCAAAACCAATATTCAAAATCTGGCTGCCGATTACCTTGACAGTAATCAAGGTATTCTGCACATTGCGACTACTCACACTCAAGCCAAGTATTTTTTACCCGTACCTATCCAACGGTTTAGGGAAAAATATCCGGGCGTCAAAATTTATATGGCGCAATCATCACCGGAACAACTGATTGCCCAGTTGCATACGCGTAAAGCGGATATTGCCATCTGTACCGAAAAAGTCGATCAGGAGACTGATCTGGTGATTGAAAATTGTTATGAGTGGCATCATGCGTTGGTCGTACCCCAACAACATCCGCTAAGTGAGGGCGAGATTACTCTTGAACGCCTGGCCTCGTTCCCTATCCTTACCTATAGTTTTGGTTTTACCGGGCGGTCAAATATTGAAAGTGCTTTTAAAAATAAAGGACTCGAACTGGATATTGCCTTGGCGGCTTCCGATACCGATGTAATAAAAACCTACGTTCGTTTGGGGATGGGCGTTGGCCTTATTACGGCAATGGCGTACGACCCCAAGGCAGATTGGGATTTGGTCGCACGGGACTTATCGCATTTAATTCCCAGCTCAAAAACTAAAATAGCCTATTTAAAACACAACTATTTACCCTTATATAGCCAGCATTTTATTGCCGAATTATTACTGGCAGCCAAAGACATAAAATGCTGA
- a CDS encoding porin, which produces MSTFRRTAIASVINLALLGITDAQATDTETLEKRIRELEHRLEKMDQLESRLEKLDQVGTLSTKPSALPAATAVSPEVVKLTRKVNTLERKLEVQDEVTTGALQKLPVFDVGENGFRITSSDKKHQVRIRGAVQADGRYFVDDDHNLNTTSFDLKQARVWLEGYVFKDIYYKIMPDFAASGNILPDAYIDYAYDPAVSLLVGKFKPAISLERLQGDSDGTFLERAFPTYLASNRDVGIQVHGAFAKPGYSVEKIPGPIDSKNFFTYQLEVDNGSGDDGSPNYNAGATFDSKEFVGRVFAHPFQHTTPWLEGLGIGLAGTVGDPSKQALKNQATPIGRTTYLDYTKVNTGYAAPTADGDRHRIYPQTYWYSGPFGVMGEYAVSTQHLSSTKAGKAINIEQENKAWQVFASYVLTGEDNTFGSVKPIQNFSPLDGKWGAWQIAARWSEMSIDKSTFQIIDPSQAANHATAWALGINWYLNAYALIRADYEQVSFNGGAGTIKNVADRPTEQVFATRFQLSF; this is translated from the coding sequence ATGAGCACCTTCCGACGCACAGCGATAGCCAGTGTCATTAATCTGGCTTTATTGGGCATTACCGATGCCCAAGCCACTGATACCGAAACTTTGGAAAAACGCATTCGCGAACTCGAACACCGTTTAGAAAAAATGGATCAGCTGGAAAGTCGCTTGGAAAAGCTGGATCAAGTGGGAACTTTATCAACGAAGCCGTCCGCATTACCTGCTGCAACAGCAGTTTCACCAGAAGTAGTCAAACTCACGCGTAAAGTGAATACCCTGGAACGAAAACTGGAAGTGCAGGATGAAGTTACTACCGGAGCCCTCCAAAAATTACCCGTATTTGATGTCGGTGAAAATGGTTTCAGAATTACTTCTTCGGACAAAAAACACCAGGTACGGATACGTGGAGCAGTTCAGGCGGATGGTCGTTACTTCGTTGACGATGACCATAATCTTAATACCACCTCATTTGACCTTAAACAAGCACGTGTCTGGTTGGAAGGCTATGTATTCAAGGATATCTACTACAAGATCATGCCCGATTTTGCAGCGAGTGGTAATATTTTACCGGATGCTTATATTGACTATGCCTACGATCCCGCAGTCAGTTTATTAGTGGGTAAATTTAAGCCCGCAATCAGTCTTGAACGTTTGCAGGGTGACTCCGATGGCACTTTTCTGGAACGTGCTTTCCCAACCTATTTGGCAAGTAACCGTGACGTAGGTATACAAGTCCATGGTGCCTTCGCCAAACCGGGTTATAGCGTAGAGAAAATACCAGGGCCTATAGACTCTAAAAACTTTTTCACCTATCAACTTGAAGTCGATAATGGCTCTGGCGACGACGGCAGCCCTAACTACAATGCCGGCGCGACCTTTGACAGTAAAGAATTTGTAGGGCGAGTGTTTGCACATCCATTTCAACACACCACGCCATGGCTGGAAGGACTGGGTATTGGTTTAGCCGGTACGGTAGGAGATCCTAGTAAACAGGCACTGAAGAACCAGGCAACGCCTATTGGTAGAACGACCTATCTGGATTATACCAAAGTTAACACCGGCTATGCTGCACCAACAGCTGATGGTGACAGGCACCGCATTTATCCTCAAACTTACTGGTATTCAGGCCCCTTTGGTGTGATGGGCGAATATGCAGTTTCGACTCAGCACCTCTCCAGCACAAAAGCTGGAAAAGCAATCAATATTGAGCAGGAAAATAAAGCCTGGCAGGTATTTGCTTCTTACGTGCTGACAGGTGAAGACAATACCTTTGGTTCGGTAAAACCTATTCAAAATTTTAGCCCGCTGGATGGTAAATGGGGAGCGTGGCAAATTGCCGCCCGTTGGTCCGAGATGAGTATTGACAAAAGTACCTTTCAGATCATTGATCCCAGTCAGGCAGCCAATCACGCTACTGCATGGGCACTGGGCATCAACTGGTATCTTAATGCCTATGCTTTGATTAGAGCCGATTATGAGCAGGTATCTTTTAATGGTGGAGCAGGAACTATAAAAAATGTAGCCGACCGTCCTACCGAACAAGTCTTTGCAACCCGATTTCAATTATCGTTTTAA
- a CDS encoding sigma-54-dependent Fis family transcriptional regulator, with protein MDTFIGRNFANGQEDQASTLLAFDELQSRSLSLSVRATALVFEDPVSRRLLEQIERIAPSDATVLIIGETGTGKELVARHVHALSKRSKNVFGALNCAALSENLIESELFGHEKGSFTGAFASKEGWFETANKGSLFLDEVGDLPLGMQAKLLRVLQEREVVKVGSRQPVPVDVRIIAATNVNLEQAVAASHFRADLYYRFNVATIQLSPLRERPGDIMPLARHFLKIYGERLGYGEIKLSPATEVTLLNYDWPGNIRELENAIHRAILVCPSNCLRPEDFQLSGIRILEPESIVSMTSLENALQGLCEQAPPKLFEIMEETIIRTAFGFCEENQVQTARLLDISRNVLRHKLGLYGMLPNTPKKTLAACNGVEA; from the coding sequence ATGGATACATTTATAGGCAGAAATTTTGCCAATGGACAAGAAGACCAAGCCTCGACGTTGCTGGCGTTTGATGAATTACAGTCGCGTTCGTTGTCATTGTCTGTCCGTGCGACTGCTCTGGTTTTTGAAGATCCTGTTTCTCGTCGATTGCTGGAACAGATCGAACGTATTGCGCCTAGTGATGCAACCGTTTTGATTATTGGTGAAACCGGAACCGGTAAGGAGCTTGTCGCCCGGCATGTACATGCCCTTAGCAAACGCAGTAAAAATGTTTTTGGGGCATTGAACTGTGCAGCGTTGAGTGAAAACCTCATCGAGAGCGAATTATTTGGCCATGAAAAAGGCTCGTTTACCGGCGCTTTTGCCAGTAAAGAGGGCTGGTTTGAAACAGCTAACAAAGGCAGTTTGTTTCTTGATGAAGTGGGTGATTTGCCCTTGGGTATGCAGGCAAAATTACTGCGCGTGCTACAAGAACGCGAAGTGGTTAAAGTGGGTTCCAGACAACCTGTGCCAGTAGATGTCAGAATTATTGCCGCGACCAACGTCAATCTGGAACAGGCTGTTGCTGCTTCTCACTTTCGCGCCGATTTATATTATCGTTTTAACGTTGCAACCATTCAGTTAAGTCCTTTGCGTGAAAGACCGGGCGACATCATGCCTTTGGCGAGGCACTTCTTGAAGATTTACGGAGAGCGCTTGGGTTATGGCGAAATCAAGTTATCGCCAGCCACCGAAGTTACTTTATTGAATTATGATTGGCCAGGCAATATCCGCGAACTTGAAAATGCCATTCACCGTGCGATTCTGGTTTGCCCCAGTAATTGTTTACGGCCTGAAGACTTTCAGTTATCCGGCATTAGAATTCTGGAACCAGAGTCAATTGTGTCAATGACGTCTTTGGAAAATGCATTGCAGGGTCTTTGTGAGCAAGCGCCACCCAAGCTATTTGAAATTATGGAAGAGACAATTATTCGAACCGCTTTTGGCTTCTGCGAGGAAAATCAGGTTCAGACCGCGCGTTTGTTAGATATTAGCCGTAATGTATTAAGGCATAAGTTGGGTCTCTATGGGATGCTGCCAAATACCCCGAAAAAAACATTAGCGGCTTGTAACGGGGTGGAAGCTTAA
- a CDS encoding sulfate/molybdate ABC transporter ATP-binding protein: MSILLSDISKNFGTFAALDHINLEVPEGELVALLGPSGCGKTTLLRIIAGLEHADQGRVLINEEDKTDQNVSQRGIGFVFQHYALFRHMTVFENVAFGLRVKPRRDRPSNDIIAKKVHALLELVQLDWLNDRYPDQLSGGQRQRIALARALAVEPSVLLLDEPFGALDASVRKDLRQWLRNLHHELNVTSIFVTHDQEEAMEVASQVVVLNHGRIEQQGSPSDIYDHPANAFVSRFIGQTNVFDLDKHDADWLQTAGLLPPHSDGKIAHVRPHDILIEKSTADQAAPATLKDWQHLGALIRLELVKNGSNGSAAPVFAEMPNDQFKQLNLNRGDKVDLKIRQAHWFH, from the coding sequence ATGAGTATTTTACTTTCTGATATCAGTAAAAATTTTGGCACCTTTGCTGCCCTGGACCATATTAATCTGGAAGTTCCAGAAGGCGAACTGGTAGCCTTGTTAGGCCCTTCCGGTTGTGGCAAAACGACACTATTACGCATTATTGCCGGATTGGAGCATGCCGACCAGGGACGTGTGCTAATAAACGAAGAAGACAAAACGGATCAAAATGTTAGCCAGCGCGGCATTGGCTTTGTGTTTCAGCACTACGCGCTGTTTCGGCACATGACCGTATTTGAGAACGTGGCATTTGGCTTACGGGTCAAGCCGCGTCGTGACCGTCCCAGTAACGATATTATTGCCAAAAAAGTTCATGCCTTGTTGGAACTGGTTCAGCTGGACTGGCTCAATGATCGTTATCCCGACCAACTATCCGGTGGCCAACGTCAACGTATTGCTTTGGCAAGAGCCTTGGCTGTAGAACCCTCCGTATTATTACTGGATGAACCGTTTGGTGCACTTGATGCCAGCGTGCGTAAGGATTTACGGCAATGGTTACGAAACCTGCATCATGAATTAAATGTCACCAGTATTTTTGTTACCCACGACCAGGAAGAAGCCATGGAAGTTGCCAGTCAGGTGGTCGTACTTAATCATGGCCGCATCGAACAGCAAGGCTCACCCAGCGATATTTACGATCATCCCGCCAATGCTTTTGTCTCGCGTTTTATAGGACAAACCAATGTTTTTGATTTGGATAAACACGACGCTGACTGGCTACAAACAGCCGGATTATTGCCCCCCCATAGCGATGGTAAAATTGCCCATGTGCGGCCTCATGACATTCTCATTGAAAAATCAACAGCAGACCAAGCAGCACCGGCAACATTGAAAGACTGGCAACATCTGGGTGCACTGATTCGTCTTGAGCTGGTTAAAAACGGCTCCAATGGTTCGGCAGCACCTGTTTTTGCAGAAATGCCCAATGACCAGTTTAAACAATTAAACTTAAACCGAGGCGACAAAGTTGATCTGAAAATACGCCAGGCGCACTGGTTTCATTAG
- a CDS encoding desulfoferrodoxin family protein — MERRNFIRLSLASAGGSLIIPKLALAAGNESVTASRDIYYTKEAPGRWAGKVATHLPTIDFTKAGDITNVKIITPHEIKGYEHYIVKHVLLDKNYKFIDEHLFDPAKDNAAISTFTLTNYSGTVYALSLCNKHDLWLNSSEV, encoded by the coding sequence ATGGAACGTCGTAATTTTATACGCTTAAGTTTAGCAAGTGCAGGTGGAAGTCTTATTATACCCAAGCTGGCATTGGCCGCTGGTAATGAGTCGGTGACCGCATCAAGAGATATTTATTACACTAAGGAAGCGCCAGGGCGTTGGGCTGGAAAAGTAGCGACTCATCTACCCACTATTGATTTTACCAAGGCAGGGGACATTACCAACGTAAAAATTATTACTCCACACGAGATAAAAGGTTACGAGCATTATATTGTCAAGCATGTTTTACTGGATAAAAATTATAAATTTATCGATGAACATTTATTTGATCCAGCCAAGGATAACGCGGCTATTTCAACATTTACGCTGACAAATTATAGTGGTACGGTGTACGCACTCAGTTTGTGTAACAAACATGATCTTTGGTTAAATAGCTCTGAGGTGTAG
- a CDS encoding sulfate ABC transporter substrate-binding protein, which produces MRNNFFNLLFAAVLSILAVGNTNAAEVKLLNVSYDPTRELYKEYNPVFAKYWKAKTGDDITINQSHAGSGKQARSVLEGLEADVVTLALGYDVDQLYQKRKLIPENWQTLLPNNSSPYTSTIVFLVRKGNPLAIKDWNDIVKPGVSIVTPNPKTSGGARWNYLAAWAYALKTNNNDEAAAKEFVGKLFKNAAVLDTGARGSTTTFIEREIGDVLIAWENEAYLALREFGADKFEIITPSLSILAEPPVAVVEDIARKHGTVEVATEYLTYLYSKEGQEIIGKNFYRPTDPEIAAKYAKQFQPLQLVKIDAFGGWDAAQKKHFSDDGVFDQIYGPGK; this is translated from the coding sequence ATGAGAAATAATTTTTTTAATCTGCTCTTTGCTGCTGTACTGAGTATTCTGGCAGTAGGCAATACCAACGCAGCTGAGGTAAAACTACTCAATGTGTCTTACGATCCAACTCGTGAATTATATAAAGAATACAACCCGGTATTCGCCAAATACTGGAAAGCCAAAACCGGCGATGACATCACCATCAATCAATCTCACGCGGGCTCCGGTAAACAGGCACGATCTGTACTGGAGGGACTGGAAGCCGATGTCGTGACTCTGGCACTTGGTTATGATGTTGATCAACTCTATCAAAAACGCAAACTGATCCCTGAAAACTGGCAAACTTTGCTGCCTAACAATAGCTCACCTTACACATCCACTATTGTATTTCTGGTACGCAAAGGCAATCCGCTGGCTATTAAGGATTGGAATGATATCGTCAAACCTGGCGTCAGTATCGTCACGCCAAATCCGAAAACCTCCGGTGGTGCACGCTGGAACTACTTGGCCGCCTGGGCTTATGCGCTTAAAACCAACAATAATGACGAAGCGGCAGCAAAAGAATTTGTTGGTAAATTGTTTAAAAATGCGGCCGTATTGGATACCGGTGCTCGTGGCTCAACCACCACTTTTATCGAGCGCGAAATTGGTGATGTATTGATTGCCTGGGAAAACGAAGCCTATCTGGCATTACGTGAATTCGGCGCAGACAAGTTTGAAATTATCACACCCTCATTGAGTATTCTGGCAGAGCCACCGGTAGCGGTTGTTGAAGATATAGCACGTAAACATGGCACTGTAGAAGTGGCGACAGAATACCTGACGTATTTATACAGCAAGGAAGGTCAGGAAATTATCGGCAAAAACTTTTATCGCCCCACAGATCCTGAAATAGCAGCCAAATATGCCAAACAATTTCAGCCGTTGCAGTTGGTTAAAATCGATGCATTCGGCGGCTGGGATGCCGCTCAGAAAAAGCATTTTTCTGATGATGGCGTATTTGACCAAATCTATGGGCCCGGCAAATAA